In Sebastes fasciatus isolate fSebFas1 chromosome 15, fSebFas1.pri, whole genome shotgun sequence, a genomic segment contains:
- the luzp1 gene encoding leucine zipper protein 1 gives MSDHKDMTHRHLRHKLQSLGRRLDELEEATNKLQKSEDELLDLQDKVIQGEGSNSSLLGDVEDLRKRLLKIQGKDEEVRKAEDLCRTVREKLEEEESLTQELKAEIERLQRRMAELEKLEEAFGKSKSDCSQLCLSLNEEKNLTKKLSSELEALKARLKEVEGSETKLDRAEQALAMELEKLKGFTQTFMSERKRLLEKQREDEKVILKLTEKLEHQKNRLGLSADPGRADFMRSRIEDELSSTGLLTSKLAGRKKSLEYLKLADDNIGLVNKSENEKNSGPLEDEDNKVKELTQEVERLKNRLKQLEIVEEDLKNSESKNGELHEKFQMERNRARQLNEQVEQLRTQLCGKGGIGRNGTSNVDKHGNGSANICPNSPAKVLENGKADNEENMVKVFRQEKPKYRSAAAVSEPSSPKHRNRELSPQRKKETKLRSKDPSHSEESSPKTVRRALSPAHKSRRTPKTPTTAISSDNGIRDTRRGTEEKTRGATPGSVNASSSDAKKAPVLSRYPPAANDQKPLRTAHKQTDGESKKSRVEKFSKLYVGSDSESNNSDVVPDTSSNINSISGLEKDAASASDQESTDQVEESVSVSVASTLSKANGAYKAFRSQVTPLLPNDQGSEGHSSASETESTGSRPSEPEPVPETTTTTPTTVSSRTPTSRYPRYPHVHDSHSEGSSSRSSFDEELHNRTLLAEGGHQAPTHTASGIEIQRVCSPREARSSKAVIKPAIVEIDRKEVMITEPLSTNGKPKISTKPMVTTTSKMTSSITIYPNDPSSSRTSSRSSSVSSEPVPVKERHTSTSNIVIGLSSEHHGSISVPYEISIPKSEITLRPCQDQDCGPDDHNDSSSRSKHHNTSRVETTASHLCCQRSNFSLQSSDTTSADFNDTESGFESSSSSSTTTVTSWRHQRQSQHSQEDSVPDMKNVTVRSTWKNRGAASVEETGRGRGGARTMTDGGSEDETEAATTWRAYRATTFDTEEMMNSGTGAGGNADAQKGAKPSPAEVYMRRINSVVTNTREVEEPVQRRGKSSESPTMEARGPARIVPHAPVTSQSWGRSYTQQPQDTDSAEPSPNPTHSPASWRRQLPSSDSPHPGSSYDRASKTAGASSRGDPWSSRGQGSGARAEGRSGAGSKPWNQRHSEHH, from the exons ATGTCTGACCATAAAGACATGACACATCGCCATCTGCGGCACAAGCTGCAGAGTCTCGGTCGAAGACTGGATGAACTGGAAGAAGCAACCAACAAGCTGCAGAAGTCTGAGGATGAACTACTTGACCTGCAG GACAAAGTCATCCAGGGAGAAGGCAGCAACTCATCCCTGCTCGGAGACGTGGAGGACCTGAGGAAACGTCTCCTTAAGATCCAGGGTAAGGATGAGGAGGTACGCAAAGCTGAAGATCTCTGCCGCACAGTCAGAGAGAAactggaagaggaggaaagccTGACGCAGGAGCTGAAGGCTGAAATCGAACGTCTACAACGGAGGATGGCAGAACTGGAAAAACTGGAAGAAGCCTTTGGGAAAAGCAAGTCTGACTGCAGCCAGCTCTGCTTGAGCCTCAATGAGGAAAAGAACTTGACCAAGAAGCTCTCGTCTGAGCTGGAGGCCCTCAAAGCACGTTtgaaggaggtggaggggtcTGAAACGAAGCTGGACCGAGCAGAGCAGGCGTTAGCTATGGAGCTTGAAAAACTCAAAGGGTTCACTCAGACCTTTATGAGTGAGCGCAAGAGGCTACTAGAGAAACAGCGGGAGGACGAGAAGGTCATTCTAAAGCTGACAGAAAAATTGGAGCACCAGAAGAATCGCCTCGGCTTGTCGGCGGACCCTGGTCGCGCAGATTTCATGAGGTCACGAATTGAAGATGAGCTTTCATCCACGGGGCTCCTCACGAGTAAACTGGCTGGACGCAAGAAGAGCCTCGAGTACTTGAAGTTGGCCGACGACAACATCGGCCTCGTGAACAAATCTGAGAATGAGAAGAACAGCGGTCCTCTTGAGGACGAGGACAACAAAGTAAAGGAGCTGACGCAGGAAGTAGAGAGGCTGAAGAACCGCCTTAAGCAGCTGGAGATAGTGGAGGAGGATCTGAAGAACTCGGAGTCCAAAAACGGCGAACTTCACGAGAAGTTCCAGATGGAACGAAACCGGGCTCGCCAACTGAACGAGCAGGTGGAGCAGCTCAGGACGCAGCTGTGCGGGAAAGGAGGAATCGGAAGAAATGGAACCAGTAATGTGGATAAACACGGCAATGGGAGCGCTAACATTTGCCCAAACAGCCCTGCTAAGGTCCTTGAAAATGGCAAAGCTGATAATGAAGAGAATATGGTGAAGGTCTTCAGACAAGAGAAGCCCAAATATAGGAGTGCTGCAGCCGTCTCAGAGCCGAGTTCCCCCAAACACAGGAACAGGGAGCTCTCTCCTCAGCGTAAGAAAGAGACCAAGCTGAGGAGCAAAGATCCCAGCCACTCAGAGGAGAGCTCTCCTAAAACTGTGAGGAGAGCTCTCAGTCCTGCTCACAAGAGTAGAAGGACACCCAAAACCCCAACTACTGCGATTTCATCTGATAACGGAATAAGAGACACAAGACGAGGAACTGAGGAAAAGACAAGAGGAGCCACTCCCGGCTCTGTAAACGCGTCCTCTAGTGACGCTAAGAAAGCGCCCGTTCTTAGCCGCTACCCTCCAGCAGCTAACGACCAGAAGCCGCTGAGGACGGCTCACAAACAGACGGATGGGGAGAGTAAAAAGAGCAGAGTAGAAAAGTTTTCAAAATTGTACGTTGGTAGTGATAGTGAATCAAACAACTCTGACGTAGTGCCTGACACTTCCAGTAACATCAACAGTATCTCTGGTTTAGAGAAGGACGCAGCGTCTGCCTCAGATCAGGAATCAACAGACCAGGTTGAGGAATCTGTCTCCGTGTCCGTCGCCTCCACCTTGTCCAAAGCCAATGGAGCGTACAAAGCCTTCAGATCCCAAGTCACTCCACTGCTGCCCAACGACCAGGGGTCAGAAGGTCATTCGTCTGCCTCCGAAACCGAATCTACTGGTTCAAGGCCCTCTGAGCCAGAGCCTGTACCTgagacgacgacgacgactcCTACAACTGTAAGCAGTAGGACCCCAACCTCCAGATATCCCAGATACCCCCACGTCCACGACTCGCATTCAGAGGGTTCTTCTTCCAGGAGCTCGTTTGACGAGGAGCTCCACAACAGAACACTGTTAGCCGAGGGAGGCCACCAGGCGCCCACGCACACTGCATCGGGGATCGAGATCCAGCGAGTGTGCAGCCCACGTGAGGCGCGGAGTTCAAAAGCTGTCATCAAGCCTGCGATCGTCGAGATCGACAGGAAGGAAGTGATGATTACAGAACCTTTGTCTACAAACGGCAAACCCAAAATCTCCACCAAACCTATGGTGACCACCACTAGTAAAATGACCAGTAGTATAACCATTTACCCCAATGACCCGAGCTCTTCCAGAaccagcagccgcagcagcagcgtgtCCAGTGAACCCGTGCCGGTCAAAGAACGCCACACCTCCACCAGTAACATCGTCATAG GACTGAGCAGTGAGCACCATGGCAGCATCTCCGTCCCGTATGAGATCTCCATTCCCAAAAGTGAGATCACCTTGCGGCCGTGCCAGGACCAGGACTGCGGGCCGGACGACCACAACGATTCCTCATCAAGGTCCAAACACCACAACACTTCCAGAGTGGAGACCACCGCCAGCCACCTGTGCTGCCAACGCAGCAACTTCAGCCTCCAGTCGTCGGACACCACCTCCGCGGACTTTAACGACACGGAGTCAGGCTtcgaaagcagcagcagcagtagcaccACCACGGTCACTAGCTGGAGACACCAAAGACAAAGCCAGCACTCCCAAGAAGACAGTGTACCAGACATGAAGAATGTGACTGTGAGGAGCACCTGGAAGAACAGGGGCGCCGCGTCAGTGGAGGAGACAGGCCGGGGAAGAGGGGGCGCGAGGACGATGACCGATGGCGGGTCGGAGGACGAAACGGAGGCTGCAACAACATGGAGGGCTTACCGGGCGACCACCTTCGATACAGAAGAAATGATGAACAGCGGAACAGGAGCTGGTGGGAATGCTGATGCACAGAAGGGAGCCAAGCCGTCTCCTGCAGAG GTGTACATGCGTAGGATCAACAGTGTGGTCACTAACACCAGAGAAGTGGAGGAACCAGTGCAGCGCAGAGGAAAAAGCTCAGAGTCTCCCACCATGGAAGCAAGAGGCCCGGCGAGGATCGTACCCCACGCACCTGTTACCTCTCAGTCCTGGGGCCGGTCCTACACTCAACAACCACAG GATACTGATAGCGCAGAGCCCAGTCCAAACCCGACCCACAGCCCAGCCTCCTGGAGGCGGCAGCTGCCCAGCAGCGACTCTCCCCACCCGGGGAGCTCTTATGACCGGGCGTCCAAGACagcaggggcctcctccagaggGGATCCGTGGTCCAGTCGGGGTCAAGGGTCAGGGGCCAGAGCCGAAGGGAGGAGCGGAGCGGGGAGCAAACCGTGGAACCAACGTCACTCTGAGCATCATTAG